AACATGCTGGCGGGCCGCAACGGGAACCTGGAGCTCCACCGGTGTGCCAGCGTCGTCGGCTACTCCATGTTGCCGGTGGTGATTTTATCGGCGATCATGCTGTTTGTGCCGCAGGGCGGCGGTTTCGTGTTCGGAGTGGCTGCCGTGTTTGTTTTGTGGGCCACGAGGGTTTGCACGGGCCTCATGGTTGCGCTCGTCGACGGCGGCGATGAGCATCGCGGCCTTATTGCCTATGCTTGTTTGTTGATCTACAcccttttttcatttcttgttataTTTTAGAAGTTATAAACTGTTAGTGTGTAGGCTTGGAGCTATGGTTTTTGGATTTCAGTATCTGTTAGTGTAGGTTGGGAGTATTGTAGCAAAACTGGTGATACTTTTGTTAATTGGTCACGAGTATTGGAAGCCGATCTGGTGTTACTCATGTTTATAAATCTTGAAGCTTCGCAAGGTTGTAGAGGCTTGGACTTTTGTTTAAATGGTGTTGGGGAAATTTTTAGGTGGATTAAATGCTACTTGTAGTTCATGAGATGATGCATTTTGCTTTTACTCGCTGCTTAGTTTAGGTTCAACTTAGCGGATGCCTATTTTGTAGCATAGCATGTGCTCGTTTATATTATGAAATAAGAGGTTATTGGTGTTTTTTTCCTTGACATTGTCAGTTGGATTCTTAATGAAGAGGGTGGTGGTGATTGTGTCTACTGTGTTGGTGTTCAAGAATCCACTTAGACCAGTTAATAAACTTGGGCATTCTTGTAATAAGCAACAgctaagaagaaaaaggaagctGAAAAGAAGAATTAGAATTACGCCAAAGTTTGTCTGTTGTAGGTGGTTTGATTTTGACCTGGTAAAATTTGTGAACTTGCTCTGTTTTATTCATCAGCACTGCTCAGctaccaaattttttttatatctccATGAGtcctggttttttttttacatgatCTCTCTTTGATCATGTTAATAATGAGTGTATGTTGATGCTGAATTTTCATTAGGATGGATAAATCTTTCCTTTATTTCACTTCTTGTATGTAACCgagtttttgttttcattccATGTTTATCTGAGGCTGGAGACCTAAAAGGCAGAGCGCAAAATGTGAACTTTTGGATATAAATACATGGAGAGATTGATTTGTAGTATTTTGAAGTGTGTTTAATATTAATAATTACAAAAATCCAAAAAACTTATTGTCTTGCTTGGTATATCCATAACAACTGAGATATTATGAAGATCGGATAGATATGGGTGTAAACTCTGATATGTATAAATCCCATAATACATATTTTTCATTGTATAATCATGATACAAACAATATTAAACATTGTTGCGGTCTTTCGCCTCAAGTGTGAGTCATTGTTTGTGACTACTAATTTGCCGTTAACTTGTCTTTAAAAGCATTCACATATGAACAAATTGAGGAAGCTatctctctttcatttgagTGCTCTATAACAGTCACCTGTTCTCGTTATACTGAAAGATTTGAGGTCTCATtcttttttgtctttcatcAGGTTTCTCCATTAATATACCTTCAGTAGTTTTCTGTAGCTGTCACTCTGGTGGTGTATGCGTGTGTGTGCGTGTGGAATCTTGTTTGAATATGAATTCGAAGATGGATCTTACTGTCAAATTAGGTCCTATGTCCTTTAAAAATTTGTTTTCTGTTATGGATTTGCTTTCTTTCTTACTCCTACTCTTTACTTTTCATATCTGAATTTGTTTCCTGAATCCTGTCTTATAATCGATATGATTTCGTCTTGTTTTATCTTGATCAACTGTATCTCATCTTGTTTTACCTTTTATGTACATCTTGTGCTGTAGGCTTTGAAAAGGCTGCAGATGTACTGCTTAAAATACATCTTGTCTTGATATCACTAGGCAACATCGCTCCAAACCTGTTGAGCCATATACACCAATTTGTTGTGTGTGGTGGAGTAATTGAGAGTCTTCATATTCCTTGAGTTTTGATTTGAGATATTGAATCATTGTCAAGtagttttataatttataaatgaaTGTTAACACTTTTATTGCCACCAGGCAATCGATATTTGATAAGGTTTACCTTGTTATAAGAAGCTGCCTAGAACTAAGGTAGTTGCATCAGTGAAGtgatttttattcttttctctcttGCCGTTAAAACCAGTGCATCTATGCACGAGTTTATTGTTGAATTACTAGCTATCATGTCAGTGATGTCACCTTTATCGGCTTCCATGTCTATTCGACTTCTTTTCATAGCTGTACATATTGTTTTGACGGGGACATTAGAAGTTTGCCGAGCCTTCTACCTGATAATTGCAGGAAATCTATTCTATTGCCAGTCATACCAGATATGTGTGCTTTTAAAAAGTCGACTTCTTTTCAATGGGCTTGAATGTGTTTAGTGTTTACCGGATCCGTTTAGCAAGATACAGGAGCTTGGAATCTCTTAGGCTAGCAGTTTAAGTTGCTTAACTAACAGCTCAGTGTATGTTACCTttgttatttttcattttttagtgAAATATCTTTTTGGCAGATCAGTGATGTTTAACTTCTAATTTGGTGATATTTACTCATTTTGTGTTGAACTTCTTGATCAGTTTCACAAGAACTACAATGGCAACATCGATTAGTTTGCAAAAAACTCTGAATAATGACTCGGTATTGCCCAAATATCTCCTCATAAGTGAGGAAAGTGTTGCGACACATTAGTGGTGGTATATAACATCTATACAGAGTATGTCTCTGGTGATATATAACATCTACACATAGTATGCATATACGCATTAGGAATTCGTTGAGGTATGTAGATGTAGTGTTTTACAGCCGATGACCAAATGAAGCTTGACGTTTCAATTGATCGCAAGGCGCGTGTGTCGGCGGTGGCCTTTGGCTGACAGTTTGCCAACTTTACCACCGGTACCGGCGATTACACTTTCCGCTTATGGGGGAACTGCCGTTGCCCCTGACTATCTACAAAAGATCTTGTCCCTAGAACTACATCTTTATGAGCACTTGAACCGCATATCACTGCCTGTCTTTGCCAAAACCCTCTCAAGTTGCTGTTGCTGCTCTTCTTTTTCATACGGCGAGTTGTGTAGTCACCATCGGATGATTCCAAACTTCCTTTTCGACGAAGTTCCCCAGATGCAGACGTTGGAGCTTGCAATCTCCGTGGTGGTGACCATTCACTACTGCTTGTAGGCTCAGGATGTTTGTGGTTGTGCTGTTGAGCAAGACGAACTCCAACTAAGAACCCCTTACTAGAAGGTCTGCCCTTGTCACCACTAGACTCCATAAGTTGATCAAATCGCCGAGAAATACTCTCAATCTCATATCTATCAAGAAGAGAATGATCATCAACAGTCTCTGCTCTCCCACTGCTCGTTCCTGGACTTAGGTCACTCAACCCATCATCCATATCTTTACTGCCTTGTTCGGCTAGTTTCTTAGCTTGTAGCTTGAACCTGGATGGTTTAGGATCATGAAAACTTCTTCTGATATCAAATTCTCGCAGTGACTTGCCTTCTAATCCAGTCCCATGCTCATACCATGCCCATGCAGCCGCCTTTATCAACGCCAATTCGTTGCGGGCGCTGCTATGCTTCCTAAATCTCTTCATCTTTGAATTGATTGATCGGTTATGCATAATGCATAGCAGAAAGAGTATATAGGAGGCTGGTTCTGGTCTGGAAATATGTGGGAAGATGAAGTTCCACGCTAGCCTAAAAgtaggtagttgttttactcCTTTAGGAACTTGTTTGTCCATCATTTCTAAGTTGAAAGAAACTAGTTCTcagaattgaattgaatacCATCCTTTTCGATACAAATGGGCACGTAAGTATTGGACTACTGGGTCCTCCAGAAGGGTCATGTTAGGTGCATGTTGGGGTCCTAAACGAGGACTACGTACCTTGTTGTTCAAAATATCATAATCATATCTGTTTATGGGGTTGAATTTTAAACCAACTATTGCCACCACGGGTGCATGTACGGCATTGCTTGTTTTTATATCATTTGTCTATTTTTACCATTCTACTGTCATGGTTGAAGCGAAAATTCCTTCTAGAGACATAGAGTTCCACTTTTCTCGGAGCTAATATTCTGAAACCTAGGTTTTCTAAGTTTCGTGAGGTAAGGTGTGGTGTTATCTCCGGCTGTTTAAGGGCGTCTAGGCGTCAGGTGGCTGTGTACTGACCGGTGCGAGAGCTGGTTTACGATTAGGTTGTTTCCAATTAGTCTTTCTGATTTGGTTAGAACGCGGGGGATCTTGATGTAGTGCGTTCGGATTTTGGGGCAACTGTGACGAACGACATGTAGTGAACtagaaaattattttttatggcCCACAATGTGCGCTGTATATGACATATTACGACCCACAAATGCAGGTCGTAAATGAACAGGCTGTAAATGACAGTTTATTTATAGTGCGCATAAAGTGTGCCGTAAATGAGTCATGCTGCAGGCCATAAATGACTTGAATgtgtattgtaaaaaaatggGTATATTTACGGCACACATCTCATGCACGCCGTAAATGATGTTaaggaattaaaaaaaaaatcaaatattcaCAATTTGTGTATCATTCATATTTCCAGATTTTCATTAGTAAATAAACTtcatttataaatttattgtATAGTACAAGCAAAGAAAATATTCATAGAAACAAGAAAACCTACAACACTACTTTACATCCTATTTCGAACTATAAGTaagattaaatttttttttgaggcTCTGTGCTGTGTTGTTGCACAATTGGCACAGCCCATGGGCCGCCCTTGACTCTGTGTAAGAAGTTTGTTGATCCCATTTCACTTGGTCGATGTGTTTGGCCATAAAGAAATCCTGTCCACAACGAGAAGCAAATTTAAAACCCAATCCAAAAGGTTAAGCTGTTAGGATATGGATCAATAATGTATGTCAATGTATTATCATCTTAAAACCC
This genomic interval from Argentina anserina chromosome 1, drPotAnse1.1, whole genome shotgun sequence contains the following:
- the LOC126803753 gene encoding uncharacterized protein LOC126803753 codes for the protein MKRFRKHSSARNELALIKAAAWAWYEHGTGLEGKSLREFDIRRSFHDPKPSRFKLQAKKLAEQGSKDMDDGLSDLSPGTSSGRAETVDDHSLLDRYEIESISRRFDQLMESSGDKGRPSSKGFLVGVRLAQQHNHKHPEPTSSSEWSPPRRLQAPTSASGELRRKGSLESSDGDYTTRRMKKKSSNSNLRGFWQRQAVICGSSAHKDVVLGTRSFVDSQGQRQFPHKRKV